Sequence from the Rhodopirellula halodulae genome:
CCCACATCCGCTGCATTGACGGTGCCACTGGTGTCGTGAATTTGTCGTTCCGTCGGGCCACGTTTCAACGTTTCCAACACGCGTTCGACTTCGATGCGCAGAGCCGATGCGGACTGAATGCGTTTCTCCGGATCGAACGCCAGGATCTTCATCAGCAGTTGATTGACGATGCCCGGGATGTCAGGAACGTACTCCGAGATCGGTTTGATCTCCTGGAACCGAGTCACATTCAACCGAGCCAAGCGGTCACGTGTTTCAGACAATGCCGGTGTGCCCGCCAACATGTGATAAAGCATGTTGCCGGTGAAGAAGATATCGCTGCGAGGGTCATCCTTGCGAACATTGGTACCGCGTTCGAGCGCCGCGTAGTCGATGGCCCGTGCATTGGGACAATCGGCGACTTGTTCGGGGTTGTTCCGGTCGGCCAATGCGGCCAAACCAAAGTCAACCAGTTTGGCCGTTCCGGTCGACGAGATCAGCACGTTCGATAGCTTCAAGTCACGGTGGGAAATCCCCAAACCGGCGGCGTAGGCCAAACCAGCGGCGACTTCCATCGTCAGTTTCAACGAAAGTTCGACCGGAAGCTTTTCTCGAATGCGAACGAGTTCCCGGAGCGTTTGCCCTTCGACGAATTCCATGACGAGGAACGGGTTCCGTACATCCGGCACGACATCCAAAATCCGGACGATGTTGGGGTGTTTGAGTTTGAGCCCCATCCGTCCCTCGCGGAGGAACTGTTCCATCTCTTTGGGTTCGTCGCGGAAACGTTTTCGCAGGACTTTCACCGCGAAAACTTCGTCGCCTTTTTGAGCGCGATAAACTCGAGCGAACGTACCGGCACCGATCAGATACTGGACTTTGTATTCGCCATAGAAGTAGCCGCCTTTGTCACCTCGCGTCAGCTTCTCGCATTGCAACGTCGTCAGGATGCCGTGACGCTGCAACAGTTCCACAACGTCCTTGAGTTGACGTTCCTCGGCACCCAGTTCCGACAGCGCGCGATCGACCGACCGGCGATCAGTCAGCCCGACCGCGATGGCACGTTGAATGAACTCTTCGGGACTCGCCACACTCATGGGGTGGAATTCGCTGGCGTTTGGCGTTCGTATTCATGCAGACGCACGCCCACTTCCCTGAGCGCGGCCAAGTCATCGTTCCAGTCCGCGTTCTTCATCTGTTGCGGCGACAGATACACGTTCAGGTACGGTGCGAAGCGTCGATCGCTCGCGGCGTCCGCACGACACATCTCGACCAATGGCTTCAGATTGGCGACCGGATTGCCCGGCATGATCAGCATGTCCAAATCGTCCAGCGACGTCAGAGGCTGCAACGACGTGATCTTGTTGTCGGAGATTTCCAAAGTGGTCAGCCATCCCAGTTTCGATACGGGATCAAGACTGGTGAGCTGATTCCCAGCGGCGTCCAACGACCAAATCTTGTTCAGGTCCGCGATCGGATCGAGGCTGGTGAGCTGGTTGTCCGCAACATACAAAGTCCGCAGATTGGACATCTTCTTCAGCGGATCCAGACTGGTTAGCTGGTTGCCGGAAACGTCTAGCAACTGCATTGCTTGCAATTCGACCAACGGATCGAGGCTGGTGATTTTGTTGCCTGACAGCGTGACCGACTGCAGTCGTTTGAGTTGTGAGATCGGTGACAAGTCAGCGATCTGGTTGTCGGCTAAGTCGATCAGCATCAGGGCTTTGCAGTGCTGCAGACCTTCGAGCGACTGGATGCCTTTGCCAACACCGACCACGCGAGAGATTTTCTCGACGTCCTTTGCGGTGATCGGTTCGTCGTTGTGTCGTTTGGCGAAGACCTCGGATCGCACGGCGGCTTCGAGAGCCTTGTCGGGGAAGATCGATTTGACCGGTGGCTTCGGTTCGGGCTTCTTCTCTTCCTTCGCAGGTTCGTCTTTCTTTTCGGCCGCTTTTTTATCAGCTGGTTTCTTCTCGGCCGCTTTTTTGTCTTCGTCCTTCTTCGGAGCTGGCTTCTTTTCTGCTTTGTCTTGCTTGACGGCTTCTTTTGCGGGCTGCTTGTCGTCCGCGGGGGCCTCGGTTTTCTTTGGCTCGTCGTCGCTGAATGCCGAGACCGGCTTTGCGGTCAGCCCGAACAACAAGAAAACGCCAACGGCGAGAATCAGGGCTTTTTGCGAGCTATTCCAGACGTGATTCATGGGAAAACGCTGAACTGATCGGGGAATGAAGATTGAACGCACCGAAAGGCCCCATCATAGTCGGTCGGGGCTGGGATCGTCATGTCCTGTTCTTCACGTCCGCCTGATCCGCGTCAGAATTCGCTCAGTTGGTCGATGCAACCAGACTTTGAATCAGAATTGCCAGTGCGGCGCTGGTCATCGGAGCACTCATGCTGGGCGAATCCGAATTTTCGCGGGCGACCTGGACGGGTGCCAGTGGCATGTGCACAAACAGCGACTGAGTCCGCATGCTGAATGCCGCCGAGTAGTGGTGGCTGAGAAACAGTGCGGCGTTGCAAAGATACGTGCCCGCGTGGTGCGAGACCGCCGCTGGAATCCCCGCCTCGCGAATTTTTTGGGCCGAAACGGCGAGCGGCAGCTTGGACCGGTAGGCGGCCGGGGCGTCGCCGAGTATCTCCGTCCCGTCGGTTCGCAGGTTCAGTCCGACCGATTCCAACCGCATTTGGGTCGATCCGGGGGCCTGCCCGCAGTGAATCGCCAAATCGTATCCGCCTTGCAAATCCTTTCGCAAACGTTCGCTCATCATCCGCAAATCGACGGGATAGCGGCGAGTGACCAGTTCAACGGGCCCGTCGTACCAGTGCGTCAGTTCCATCAAGCTCATCCAGCTTGAGTTGTCCGGCCAGCGATCGTAGGGCTCGAAGGCCGTCAAAAGAACCTTGGTCACGAGGTGGTGTGTCCGGAGAAAGCGTTGGAAGCGAAGAACAATCGAGCGGGCAGGACAGGCTGAGACCGCAATTATAGTTCGCGAATTCGCACTCGGGAGAAGAAGGGCGGAGCTAGGAGCTAGGCGTTAACGCAGAAACGCCCCCGAATCAAGTTGACTCGAGGGCGTTCGGCGGTTCAGAGAGCTGCGTTCGTCAGGCCACCGGACATGGCCTGAAGCGATCACCAGTTGAAGTTCGCTCCGAGGTAGGCTCCGTGAAGAATCAGGCTGCTGTCGGCGTGCAGGGCACTGGCCGATGCACTCGAGCTGTAGTCACGCGAGTAGTTGTCGGCGATGGCCAAGCCGGTCGCACCGAGGACTCGGTAACCACCGCGGATCGTCCAGCAGTTGCTGACGCGG
This genomic interval carries:
- a CDS encoding leucine-rich repeat domain-containing protein — its product is MNHVWNSSQKALILAVGVFLLFGLTAKPVSAFSDDEPKKTEAPADDKQPAKEAVKQDKAEKKPAPKKDEDKKAAEKKPADKKAAEKKDEPAKEEKKPEPKPPVKSIFPDKALEAAVRSEVFAKRHNDEPITAKDVEKISRVVGVGKGIQSLEGLQHCKALMLIDLADNQIADLSPISQLKRLQSVTLSGNKITSLDPLVELQAMQLLDVSGNQLTSLDPLKKMSNLRTLYVADNQLTSLDPIADLNKIWSLDAAGNQLTSLDPVSKLGWLTTLEISDNKITSLQPLTSLDDLDMLIMPGNPVANLKPLVEMCRADAASDRRFAPYLNVYLSPQQMKNADWNDDLAALREVGVRLHEYERQTPANSTP
- a CDS encoding pyroglutamyl-peptidase I, which codes for MTKVLLTAFEPYDRWPDNSSWMSLMELTHWYDGPVELVTRRYPVDLRMMSERLRKDLQGGYDLAIHCGQAPGSTQMRLESVGLNLRTDGTEILGDAPAAYRSKLPLAVSAQKIREAGIPAAVSHHAGTYLCNAALFLSHHYSAAFSMRTQSLFVHMPLAPVQVARENSDSPSMSAPMTSAALAILIQSLVASTN
- a CDS encoding serine/threonine-protein kinase, whose amino-acid sequence is MSVASPEEFIQRAIAVGLTDRRSVDRALSELGAEERQLKDVVELLQRHGILTTLQCEKLTRGDKGGYFYGEYKVQYLIGAGTFARVYRAQKGDEVFAVKVLRKRFRDEPKEMEQFLREGRMGLKLKHPNIVRILDVVPDVRNPFLVMEFVEGQTLRELVRIREKLPVELSLKLTMEVAAGLAYAAGLGISHRDLKLSNVLISSTGTAKLVDFGLAALADRNNPEQVADCPNARAIDYAALERGTNVRKDDPRSDIFFTGNMLYHMLAGTPALSETRDRLARLNVTRFQEIKPISEYVPDIPGIVNQLLMKILAFDPEKRIQSASALRIEVERVLETLKRGPTERQIHDTSGTVNAADVGDDHVVTNEGEGYVVMLVESKANLQNAVRERLKARGYRVLIIADPRRALARFEDAIERPADCVIFGAAELGNQALEAYNQFVSDEQTAEIPAILLVDQRQGHIISRARRGPNRVLLPLPLRVKQLRVALMQLLSNVEKRTPGMF